One region of Bubalus kerabau isolate K-KA32 ecotype Philippines breed swamp buffalo chromosome 6, PCC_UOA_SB_1v2, whole genome shotgun sequence genomic DNA includes:
- the LOC129656528 gene encoding uncharacterized protein LOC129656528, which yields MGKTRDLFKKIRDTKGTFHAKMGSIKDRNGMDLTEAEDIKKRWQEYTEELYKKDLHDPDNHDGVITHLEPDILECEVKWALESITTNQASGGDGIPVELFQILEDDAVKVLHSICQQIWKTQQWPQDWKRSVFIPIPKKGNAKECSNYHTIALISHASKVMLKILQARLQQYVNRELPDVQAGFRKGRGTRDQIANICWIIEKAKEFQKSIYFCFIDYAKAFDCVDHN from the coding sequence atgggaaagactagagatctcttcaagaaaattagagataccaagggaacatttcatgcaaagatgggctcaataaaggacagaaatggtatggacctaacagaagcagaagatattaagaagaggtggcaagaatatacagaagaactgtacaaaaaagatcttcatgacccagataatcatgatggtgtgatcactcacctagagccagacatcctggaatgtgaagtcaaatgggccttagaaagcatcactacgaaccaagctagtggaggtgatggaattccagttgagctctttcaaatcctggaagatgatgctgtgaaagtgctgcactcaatatgccagcaaatctggaaaactcaacagtggccacaggactggaaaaggtcagttttcattccaatcccaaagaaaggcaatgccaaagaatgctcaaactaccacacaattgcactcatctcacatgctagtaaagtaatgctcaaaattctccaagccaggcttcagcaatatgtgaaccgtgaacttcctgatgttcaagctggttttagaaaaggcagaggaaccagagatcaaattgccaacatctgctggatcatcgaaaaagcaaaagagttccagaaaagcatctatttctgctttattgactatgccaaagcgtttgactgtgtggatcacaat